In a genomic window of Polypterus senegalus isolate Bchr_013 chromosome 13, ASM1683550v1, whole genome shotgun sequence:
- the cep20 gene encoding lisH domain-containing protein FOPNL isoform X3 — MATIAELKAALKETLDSRGVLGQLKARIRAEVFNALDDQSESKPPLTHENLLVNELIREYLEFNKYRYTASVLTAESGQPEVPLDRQFILNELNVTEDASARSVPLLYGMLAHFLQEKGERGNRILLRGPYLPATRENALRKPTEKKRDDD, encoded by the exons ATGGCGACTATCGCCGAGCTGAAGGCCG CCTTGAAGGAGACGCTGGATTCAAGAGGAGTATTAGGCCAGCTGAAGGCCCGTATCAGAGCTGAGGTGTTCAATGCCCTTGATGACCAAAGTGAATCAAAGCCCCCTCTGACTCACGAGAACCTTCTTGTCAATGAGCTTATACGAGAGTATTTGGAGTTTAACAAATACAGATACACGGCGTCTGTGCTGACGGCAG agTCTGGCCAACCTGAGGTGCCCCTTGACAGACAGTTTATTTTAAACGAGCTAAATGTCACTGAAGATGCCAGTGCCAGATCAGT ACCACTCCTTTATGGAATGCTTGCCCATTTCCTCCAAGAAAAGGGTGAGCGAGGAAACAGAATATTACTCCGAGGACCATATTTGCCAGCTACCAGGGAGAATGCGTTGCGCAAGCCAACTGAGAAGAAGCGGGATG ATGACTAG
- the cep20 gene encoding lisH domain-containing protein FOPNL isoform X1: MATIAELKAALKETLDSRGVLGQLKARIRAEVFNALDDQSESKPPLTHENLLVNELIREYLEFNKYRYTASVLTAESGQPEVPLDRQFILNELNVTEDASARSVPLLYGMLAHFLQEKGERGNRILLRGPYLPATRENALRKPTEKKRDVIRESSRKHKQRHASCTAGVTRKYRPTPGLVSARSSSRRSTVSDGQRRKFLEEEQIESPSDKMNGPYKIFLSGHFYRT; encoded by the exons ATGGCGACTATCGCCGAGCTGAAGGCCG CCTTGAAGGAGACGCTGGATTCAAGAGGAGTATTAGGCCAGCTGAAGGCCCGTATCAGAGCTGAGGTGTTCAATGCCCTTGATGACCAAAGTGAATCAAAGCCCCCTCTGACTCACGAGAACCTTCTTGTCAATGAGCTTATACGAGAGTATTTGGAGTTTAACAAATACAGATACACGGCGTCTGTGCTGACGGCAG agTCTGGCCAACCTGAGGTGCCCCTTGACAGACAGTTTATTTTAAACGAGCTAAATGTCACTGAAGATGCCAGTGCCAGATCAGT ACCACTCCTTTATGGAATGCTTGCCCATTTCCTCCAAGAAAAGGGTGAGCGAGGAAACAGAATATTACTCCGAGGACCATATTTGCCAGCTACCAGGGAGAATGCGTTGCGCAAGCCAACTGAGAAGAAGCGGGATG TTATCAGAGAATCTTCcagaaaacacaaacaaagaCATGCTTCGTGTACTGCGGGTGTTACCAGAAAATACAGGCCAACCCCTGGCCTAGTTTCTGCCAGATCTTCCTCTAGGAGGTCTACAGTTTCAGACGGCCAACGGCGTAAATTTTTAGAAGAGGAACAAATCGAAAGTCCAAGTGATAAAATGAATGGCccctataaaatatttttgagtggACATTTTTATCGCACTTAA
- the cep20 gene encoding lisH domain-containing protein FOPNL isoform X2 has protein sequence MATIAELKAESGQPEVPLDRQFILNELNVTEDASARSVPLLYGMLAHFLQEKGERGNRILLRGPYLPATRENALRKPTEKKRDVIRESSRKHKQRHASCTAGVTRKYRPTPGLVSARSSSRRSTVSDGQRRKFLEEEQIESPSDKMNGPYKIFLSGHFYRT, from the exons ATGGCGACTATCGCCGAGCTGAAGGCCG agTCTGGCCAACCTGAGGTGCCCCTTGACAGACAGTTTATTTTAAACGAGCTAAATGTCACTGAAGATGCCAGTGCCAGATCAGT ACCACTCCTTTATGGAATGCTTGCCCATTTCCTCCAAGAAAAGGGTGAGCGAGGAAACAGAATATTACTCCGAGGACCATATTTGCCAGCTACCAGGGAGAATGCGTTGCGCAAGCCAACTGAGAAGAAGCGGGATG TTATCAGAGAATCTTCcagaaaacacaaacaaagaCATGCTTCGTGTACTGCGGGTGTTACCAGAAAATACAGGCCAACCCCTGGCCTAGTTTCTGCCAGATCTTCCTCTAGGAGGTCTACAGTTTCAGACGGCCAACGGCGTAAATTTTTAGAAGAGGAACAAATCGAAAGTCCAAGTGATAAAATGAATGGCccctataaaatatttttgagtggACATTTTTATCGCACTTAA